Genomic DNA from Gemmatimonadota bacterium:
AGAAGTACTCCAAGCAGTTCGGAATTCCGACCAAGGAGTAGGACCGGACAACAGCCTGCGACATACGTCCGGGACCGGTGTGTGAAGTCCGCTTTGAGCCCCCCCTTCCGTTCGGCGGAAGGGGGGGTTCGGCTGCGTTGAGGGATTAGATTGGTCCAAATCAGTTCAGTATGGAAACAGCTCGGCGTTCCGTTGCTCGTGATGGGCGCCGGGTGCCTTGTCTTTTTCGCCCTGTTCACCGACGTGCATTTCGATGCCGACAGGCCCCATAACCCGGTGACCTGGCCGTCGATGATGACGATGGCGCTCATGGCCGTTGCCGGAGTCATGCTTCTCTGGAACCTGCGCAACCTGTGGAAGGAACGCAGGAATTCGCCCGGCCAACAGGCGACCGCCGGAACGGCGCCGCCGGCGTCCGACGAGATCATCGGCGAGGACGTCGTCGCAATCGTCGCTAGCGAGGGAGTGGAGGCAGGAGAGCACGACAACAGGAAGATGGTATTGGGATTCCTGGGAATTGTCGGATACGGCGTTGCCACCACATACCTCGGGTTCGCTTTCGCAACCTTCCTGGTGATTCTTTACTGGCTCGTGATCAGCGGGCAGCGCCGGGTCTTGCCGATCCTGCTTACCGGCGTGGTCGCGACTTTGGTATTCTTGTTCGTATTTCTCAAAATGGCCTACATGCCATTGCCCAAGGGTGTCGGTGTCTTTCACGACCTGACAATCGGGCTCTACCGCACATTGGGATTGTTTTAGCATCGCCGCGAAATGACGAACGGCTCGGGATAAGGCACGGCGATGGACATCATTCCGAATTTGATTGCCGGAATGGGCAACCTCTTTCAGGTCACCAATTTTGCATTTCTTCTGGTGGGGTCGTTTATCGGTATCGTCGCGGGGGCCATGCCCGGCATTGCCTTCGTCAACGCCATGGCATTGGGCCTGCCTTTCGCCTATTTCATGACCCCTGTTTCGGCAATGCTGTTTTTGACCGGCATTTATGTCGGCGGCATATTCGGCGGTTCCATTTCGTCGGTTCTTTTGAACATACCGGGTTCGCCCGGGTCATTGCCGGCGACGTGGGACGGCTATCCGATGACCAAGCAGGGGCGCTCGGCGAAAGCCCTCGGCATCGCCATCACCTGTTCGGCCATCGGCGGCATGGTCAGCGCGCTGCTGATGATTTTCTTCGCGCCGCCGTTCGCCCAGTTCGCCCTGACATTCGATCAGCCGGAGTTCTTTGCCGCGACCTTCCTCGGGCTCGTCACGGTGATATCCATCGCCAAGGGCAATATGCTTCCGGCGCTGCTGTCGCTTTTCGCCGGCCTCATCATCGCGACGATCGGAATCGATTACTTTTACGCTATGCCGCGTCTGACCTTCGGCTGGGAGGTCCTGGACAGCAGGGTCAGCTTCGTCGTGGCGATGATCGGAATGTTTGCGGTCGGTGAAGTTCTGTTTACGCTCACCCAGCACCTGAAAATCGGTCATCGCAACCTGGACAGGCACACCCAGCTCCCGTCTCTCAAAGAATTGTGGAAGCTGAAGGGCACGATCGCACGGGGCTCCGGTCTGGGGTGCATGATCGGCGTCATTCCCGGCGCCGGCGGTCTGGTCGGGGCGATCATCGCCTACGGCGTGGAGAAGCAGGTTTCGCCGCGAGGGGACCAATTCGGCACCGGCGTGGAAGAAGGGCTGGCGGCGCCGGAAACGGCCAAGAACGCGACCACGGGCGCGGCGACCATTCCCATGCTGACCTTGGGGATCCCCGGAAGCGCGGCAACCGCGATCATGATGGCGGCCCTCATGCTGAAGGGCGTGAATCCCGGCCCAATCCTGTTCGTGAGCGGCAAGGAACTGGTCTACACGGTCTTTGCCGGTTACCTGGTCGCCAATCTCCTGATCGTGGTCATGGGGCTGCCGATTGCGCGCGGCTTCTCGCTCATCATGAAGGTGCCGCCGGCAATACTCTATTCCATGATTATCGTTCTGGCGGTGATCGGCGCGTTTGCCGTGCGCAACAACATCGCGGACGTCTATATCTGCCTGTTCTTCGGGGTCCTGAGCTACTTCATGAAGCGGTTCAACATTCCCACGACGCCTATGGTCCTGGGCATAATTCTGGGGCCGTTGGCCGAGCGGTTTTACCTGACGTCCCTGGCGAGCTACGACACCGCACTGATCTTTTTCACCCGCCCGAAGAGCGGCGTAATCATGGCGCTCGCAATCGCATTCCTGCTGTGGTCCCTGTGGCCATCCATCATGCAGCTCGGCCGGACAATCAGAAATCGTATCGGCGGCCCGGCCTGACCGGGAGTACAAAAGACAGTCCGGAGTTTTCAGGAAATGTCTTCCGTTTTCTGTTTCGGTATCACGAGTAACTCTTCAACCCGCTTTTTCTCAATAACGTGCCGGAGCAGGATTTTGTCGATATCCGCACGGCTGGCGTAGCGATAGCGCACTTCCTCCGGCAGAATCATCATCATGGGGCCGACCTCGCAATAAAGATCGAGACAGCCGGCCGAATGAACCCGCACATGCTCGAGGTTCAGCTCCCTGACCCGGGCGATCAGGTAATCGCGAAGGTCGGCCGAGCCGTTGAGGCCGCACGACCGGCGCGCATCCGGGCTGCGCTGAAACGTGCAGCAGAAAATCTGGCAGCGATAGTCTCCCGGATAATAGGGCTTCGGATCGTCGTCTATCGTTGTTTCGGCCCTTGGACCCTTCATCGCGGCCCATCCGTATCCGTCGCAATTTTCAGGAGACCGCTCTGCATGGAGCGCCATTCCCCTGTCGCCAGCGCGCCGGTCCGCTCACCACGCACAATTCAGGTGGAAGGGTAGCGGCGGCGCTTCGTACAGGTCTTCCGGCGGCAAACCGACGTAGCGAAGGTCGTCTTCGGTGATCGCCGGCATGGTCGGCTGCATGCCGTCATAGAACGTGGTATTGACGAGCATGCGGCTACAGCCGGCGCAGTAGGTATCGACGCCGTATTTCTCGGTAATCGATTTCAGGTTGGAATAAATGTAGATCATTTCGCGAATGCTGGGCGGCATTTGGCCTTCCAGCGCCGTGCCCTTTAGCGGCACAAACACGAAAATAGTCGGAATTACCCCCATGGACGCCAGATGCTCGATGCCATCGACCGTTCTTTGCGCCGGCTCCAATCCTGCAAGCAGATTGGCGTTCGCCCGTCCCATGCCGAAATTCTCGACAATATGCTTGATCATCTTGTCATACTGATCGTGCCCCGGGACGCCGTCTTCGATGTCTTTAACCTTGCCGGGGCACAATTTGTTGAACAGTTGCGGATCGAAGATTTCGTAGTTGTACCCCACCATGTCGGCGCCGGCTTCGAACAGCATGTCGGCGTATTTTTCTTCTCTGGGCGGGGCGATCGTAAGGCGCAGCCAGTTGTCCGGAAACGCGTCCTTGATCGGCCTCAAAAACTTCGCGTGCACCTTCGCGCCCCTGTCCGGTCCGGCCGTCGTGCCGCCGGCAAACACCGGGCCGTGCCGGAAGCCGGGGTGTTTACGGGCTTCTTCCAGGGTTTCCAGGAAATCGTCGATGCGTTTGGGATACGGATCCCGACCGGATTCCAGGTTCTCGTCGATCCCGCAAAACCGGCACTCGGTGCCTTCGAACTCCTTGAGGAAATGACCGAAGTAAACGCATTGCGGGAAGATCGTGGAGCCTCCGAAGTCGCCCGCATGAGGCATGATCGACCGCATGGAATGGCCGTTCGAGGTCTTCTTGTCGTAATAGCCGGGAGTCGCCGGCAGGGTGCAATTCATCAATCGTTCCGGTTCGGCGTCCTCCTCCATGCAAATCCAGCGGCCGTCTTCTTTCAACCGGGCTGGCTTCTTGCCGATGAAAAACTGACCGTCGCCATCGACCTCCAATGTGAAGGGCGTGCCTTCCTCGAAATGCTCGTTCACGGCAGCGCCGTGCGGCAGGCCGACATAGACCTTTCCCGGTGTCAGGATGATGTCGAGGGCGTGTTTTCCGACTGCGCCGACGGCATGATCGATCTTGAGGGATTTTCCGATTTCCTCGCTGGCAGCCGGTG
This window encodes:
- a CDS encoding radical SAM protein; protein product: MNRILRRADLVPQQIGVLYHPVILKLELLSQGLRISPAASEEIGKSLKIDHAVGAVGKHALDIILTPGKVYVGLPHGAAVNEHFEEGTPFTLEVDGDGQFFIGKKPARLKEDGRWICMEEDAEPERLMNCTLPATPGYYDKKTSNGHSMRSIMPHAGDFGGSTIFPQCVYFGHFLKEFEGTECRFCGIDENLESGRDPYPKRIDDFLETLEEARKHPGFRHGPVFAGGTTAGPDRGAKVHAKFLRPIKDAFPDNWLRLTIAPPREEKYADMLFEAGADMVGYNYEIFDPQLFNKLCPGKVKDIEDGVPGHDQYDKMIKHIVENFGMGRANANLLAGLEPAQRTVDGIEHLASMGVIPTIFVFVPLKGTALEGQMPPSIREMIYIYSNLKSITEKYGVDTYCAGCSRMLVNTTFYDGMQPTMPAITEDDLRYVGLPPEDLYEAPPLPFHLNCAW
- a CDS encoding tripartite tricarboxylate transporter permease; this translates as MDIIPNLIAGMGNLFQVTNFAFLLVGSFIGIVAGAMPGIAFVNAMALGLPFAYFMTPVSAMLFLTGIYVGGIFGGSISSVLLNIPGSPGSLPATWDGYPMTKQGRSAKALGIAITCSAIGGMVSALLMIFFAPPFAQFALTFDQPEFFAATFLGLVTVISIAKGNMLPALLSLFAGLIIATIGIDYFYAMPRLTFGWEVLDSRVSFVVAMIGMFAVGEVLFTLTQHLKIGHRNLDRHTQLPSLKELWKLKGTIARGSGLGCMIGVIPGAGGLVGAIIAYGVEKQVSPRGDQFGTGVEEGLAAPETAKNATTGAATIPMLTLGIPGSAATAIMMAALMLKGVNPGPILFVSGKELVYTVFAGYLVANLLIVVMGLPIARGFSLIMKVPPAILYSMIIVLAVIGAFAVRNNIADVYICLFFGVLSYFMKRFNIPTTPMVLGIILGPLAERFYLTSLASYDTALIFFTRPKSGVIMALAIAFLLWSLWPSIMQLGRTIRNRIGGPA
- a CDS encoding (2Fe-2S) ferredoxin domain-containing protein; this encodes MKGPRAETTIDDDPKPYYPGDYRCQIFCCTFQRSPDARRSCGLNGSADLRDYLIARVRELNLEHVRVHSAGCLDLYCEVGPMMMILPEEVRYRYASRADIDKILLRHVIEKKRVEELLVIPKQKTEDIS
- a CDS encoding tripartite tricarboxylate transporter TctB family protein, with product MVQISSVWKQLGVPLLVMGAGCLVFFALFTDVHFDADRPHNPVTWPSMMTMALMAVAGVMLLWNLRNLWKERRNSPGQQATAGTAPPASDEIIGEDVVAIVASEGVEAGEHDNRKMVLGFLGIVGYGVATTYLGFAFATFLVILYWLVISGQRRVLPILLTGVVATLVFLFVFLKMAYMPLPKGVGVFHDLTIGLYRTLGLF